TAATAATGTTCACTTTATTAAAATTGCCAGATTTTTACCCACGGTCGATTTTGTTCGCGGAACACATTCTTCATATAGGCGTTTAATGATTCGGGGCCATGATGGCAGTGTACATTCATTTGCTGTTCAATATCCAGCTGTTCGCCATtcaagaagagaagaaaggaTGTTTCAATTGTACAGATTATTCAACAAGTCATTATCCAAGAATGTGGAAACAAGACGTCGCAGTATACAGTTCAATCTACCAATAGCAATCCCGCTATCTCCACAAGTCCGTATCATGAATGATAGTGTTTCTTTTACTACCCTTCATGAAATTCACAATGAAttttgcaagaaaaaaggatttGACCCGGATGATATCCAAGATTTTATGGCAGATAAACTAAACGCAGCGCATGATGATGCTCTGCCTGCGCCAGATATGACCATATTGAAagttgaaattttcaattcaattcAAACAATGTTTGTACCATCAAATGTTTTAAAAGACCATTTTACCTCGTTGTTTACTCAATTTGAAGATTTCTGGTTATTCCGTAAACAATTTGCGTCACAATACAGTTCGTTTGTCTTCATGTCTTACATGATGATGATCAATAACCGTACTCCTCACAAAATCCATGTTGACAAAACCTCTGGTAATGTATTTACTTTAGAAATGTTACCCTCAAGATTTCCATATGAAAGGGTGAAACCATTGCTAAAGAATCATGACTTAAGTCTTCCACCAGATTCTCCGATATTTCATAATAATGAACCAGTTCCATTCAGACTGACGCCTAATATTCAATCTTTGATAGGTGATTCTGCTTTAGAAGGTATATTTGCGGTAAATTTATTTACCATATCACGTGCATTAATTGAACCTGATAATGAACTGAACACATACTTGGCCCTATTCATCCGTGACGAGATCATATCATGGTTTAGCAACCTTCACCGGCCAATCATTGAAAATCCACAGTTACGTGAGATGGTTCAAACCAACGTTGACCTAATTATTAGAAAGGTGGCACAATTGGGCCATTTGAATTCAACACCTACAGTCACAACCCAGTTCATCCTAGACTGTATTGGCAGCGCTGTCAGTCCAAGAAACTTAGCAAGAACAGACGTGAACTTCATGCCATGGTTCTAGAGCTGATACATGGGTTAGTTTCCGGCCTTTTCTCTGTATTTAATGAAGGTAGAGAAAGCCTCAAAAAATATGtactatataaaaaattaaaatgttttactttttattaaagTTGCCTAATCAAAATCCCAAAAAGTtgtataattttttttcgaacTTGGAGAGAGGATTTGCCGAAACTTTAACACCATCTCGAATCCACACCCCGTATGAACCCATTAGGTTTGCCATCAAGATGTCAGTAAAAAGCCTATCtccaacaacagcaacctCTTTTGGATTTGTTATGGTTTTGTTTCTATAAAAATAATCTAATATTTCGTTGTGACAACCTGGTTTCTTTGTAGAGTGCCGCAAAACAGGTATACCTGTCTTATCTTCCAAAAGTTTTGCTTGCGAATAGTCCTTATCAGAATTGGAACCGGCGGTATTGCTAACAATCAAGAGTGCTTTGTTAGAGTATTTCGACCTTAAGGTTTCCCAGTGTTGCAAGTAATCTGGCCATATTTTGTCATCATGAGGGAAGGCGATGCAGTTGTCCTTATCCAAGACCACGGCCTTTATAGAATCGTGGATTGGTATAGGAAGATCGTTAAAAGTGGGGACAACTAGACTAGGCTTACACAGTGATGGGTTATAAAG
This genomic interval from Saccharomyces cerevisiae S288C chromosome VIII, complete sequence contains the following:
- the GEP4 gene encoding phosphatidylglycerophosphatase (Mitochondrial phosphatidylglycerophosphatase (PGP phosphatase); dephosphorylates phosphatidylglycerolphosphate to generate phosphatidylglycerol, an essential step during cardiolipin biosynthesis; null mutant is sensitive to tunicamycin, DTT); this translates as MNISGTLNTLRLLYNPSLCKPSLVVPTFNDLPIPIHDSIKAVVLDKDNCIAFPHDDKIWPDYLQHWETLRSKYSNKALLIVSNTAGSNSDKDYSQAKLLEDKTGIPVLRHSTKKPGCHNEILDYFYRNKTITNPKEVAVVGDRLFTDILMANLMGSYGVWIRDGVKVSANPLSKFEKKLYNFLGF